One genomic window of Trichlorobacter lovleyi includes the following:
- the rimI gene encoding ribosomal protein S18-alanine N-acetyltransferase produces MIRIRPMAESDLDLVLRIEQTCFPRAWTRAHFHAEIGSERATPVVAELDGRVAGYLCLTVLLDEAEILDLAVDPACRRSGIGAALLVWACDEAVRQGATLLRLEVRATSAPAIALYERFGFVRNGVRKAYYEQGVDALLMDKNLVEEDVNAV; encoded by the coding sequence ATGATCCGTATCCGTCCCATGGCTGAGTCTGACCTTGATCTGGTGTTGCGGATTGAACAGACCTGTTTCCCCCGTGCCTGGACCAGAGCGCATTTTCATGCAGAGATCGGTTCGGAACGTGCCACGCCGGTGGTTGCCGAGCTTGATGGCCGGGTGGCCGGTTATCTCTGTCTGACCGTGCTGCTGGATGAGGCGGAAATTCTGGACCTGGCGGTTGATCCTGCCTGCCGGCGCAGCGGCATAGGCGCCGCACTGCTGGTCTGGGCCTGTGATGAGGCGGTCCGGCAAGGGGCAACGCTGCTGCGGCTTGAGGTACGGGCCACCAGTGCCCCGGCCATTGCCCTCTATGAACGGTTCGGGTTTGTCAGAAACGGTGTGAGGAAGGCGTACTACGAACAGGGCGTTGATGCCCTGTTAATGGATAAAAACCTCGTTGAGGAGGATGTGAATGCAGTTTAA
- the lpxD gene encoding UDP-3-O-(3-hydroxymyristoyl)glucosamine N-acyltransferase: MALTRNLAELAEYLGGSVTGDPSLVISGLGTLDNAGDGQITFLANEKYASKVVTTRASAIVFHTSSDTCGRNGIMVADPYLAFAKLLTLFTSRTRVARGIMSGAHVGTDVVIGEDVSIYPGACVGDRVQLGKRVTLHANVTLYEGAVVGDDVTLHAGVSVREGCRIGNRVTIHNGSVIGGDGFGYVPDGEGWFKIPQVGIVIIDDDVEIGVNCSIDRAALDVTRIGRGTKIDNLVQIAHNCQIGPDCMIVAQTGIAGSTTLGKHVTLGGQVAIVDHLTIGDNAMISGQSGVFNNVEAGAVLSGTPAIAHQTRLKSAAVFPHLPEMKKKLIRLEKRMLRVEEQQ, from the coding sequence ATGGCTCTAACTAGAAATCTTGCAGAGCTGGCTGAGTATCTTGGGGGGAGTGTAACTGGTGACCCTTCGTTGGTTATTTCCGGCCTGGGTACCCTGGATAACGCAGGGGATGGCCAGATCACCTTTCTCGCCAATGAGAAGTATGCGTCAAAGGTCGTGACAACCAGGGCCTCTGCAATAGTATTTCATACCTCCTCCGATACCTGTGGCCGAAACGGCATCATGGTAGCCGATCCCTATCTTGCCTTTGCCAAACTCCTGACCCTCTTTACCAGCCGTACACGGGTTGCGCGCGGGATCATGTCCGGTGCCCATGTCGGTACCGATGTGGTGATCGGTGAGGATGTCAGCATTTATCCCGGCGCCTGTGTTGGAGACCGTGTTCAACTGGGCAAGCGGGTCACCCTGCATGCCAATGTCACCTTGTATGAAGGGGCGGTAGTGGGGGATGATGTCACCCTGCATGCCGGCGTATCGGTACGTGAAGGCTGCCGGATCGGCAATCGCGTCACCATTCACAACGGAAGCGTTATTGGTGGTGACGGTTTTGGTTATGTCCCTGATGGAGAAGGCTGGTTTAAGATTCCCCAGGTTGGCATTGTTATCATTGATGACGATGTGGAGATCGGTGTCAATTGTTCCATTGACCGGGCAGCTCTGGATGTTACCCGTATCGGCAGGGGCACCAAGATTGATAATCTTGTCCAGATTGCGCACAATTGCCAGATCGGCCCGGACTGTATGATTGTTGCTCAAACCGGGATTGCGGGGAGTACCACGCTTGGAAAACATGTCACCCTCGGGGGGCAGGTCGCTATCGTTGATCACCTTACGATTGGTGATAATGCCATGATATCAGGACAGTCAGGCGTGTTTAATAATGTCGAGGCAGGCGCCGTGCTCAGTGGCACGCCGGCAATTGCACATCAGACACGGCTGAAATCGGCAGCCGTGTTTCCGCACCTGCCTGAAATGAAGAAAAAGCTGATTAGGTTGGAAAAAAGGATGTTGAGGGTTGAAGAACAGCAGTAG
- a CDS encoding 2-oxoacid:acceptor oxidoreductase family protein, with translation MRYDVFFAGYGGQGVLLAGNLLSYAAIREGKNVSFFPAYGVEKRGGAAMCTVVFADGETGSPVVGEPSVSVILNQLSFEKYAAKVKQGGICLVNSSLVELGGEACEGRELLAVPMNQIAIELGDVRMVNMVACGAYAAATGALALESLREALQDALPERNHKLIPANIKAIEAGAAAVFSARKA, from the coding sequence ATGCGTTATGATGTCTTTTTTGCAGGGTACGGCGGCCAGGGTGTACTGTTGGCCGGTAACCTGCTCTCCTATGCGGCCATTCGTGAAGGTAAAAACGTCTCTTTTTTTCCGGCCTACGGCGTGGAAAAAAGGGGCGGGGCAGCCATGTGTACCGTGGTGTTTGCCGATGGTGAGACCGGCTCACCGGTGGTCGGTGAACCTTCTGTCTCCGTGATCCTGAATCAGCTTTCCTTTGAAAAATATGCCGCAAAGGTCAAGCAGGGCGGTATCTGTCTGGTAAACAGCTCGCTGGTTGAACTGGGCGGGGAGGCGTGTGAGGGACGGGAGCTGCTTGCCGTGCCGATGAACCAGATTGCGATTGAACTGGGAGATGTGCGGATGGTCAACATGGTGGCCTGCGGTGCCTATGCCGCTGCAACCGGCGCCCTTGCCCTGGAATCACTGCGGGAAGCACTGCAGGATGCCCTGCCGGAACGCAACCACAAACTGATTCCGGCTAACATCAAGGCGATTGAGGCGGGGGCTGCTGCAGTTTTTTCTGCACGAAAAGCTTGA
- a CDS encoding thiamine pyrophosphate-dependent enzyme, giving the protein MKQVFSKPVSLKDVQTHFCPGCHHGSIHRLVAEAMDSFGIADKTIGCASVGCSVFLYGYFTIDVVESPHGRAPAVATGVKRARPDRIVFTYQGDGDLAAIGTSEIIHAANRGEKITVIFVNNTTYGMTGGQMAPTTMPGQKTSTSPNGRDVANDGKPFKMAELLSNLDGVAYSARVALNNPRNVLQAKKIIKNAFQYQVEGKGFAFIEALAACPTNWGMNPLAANERVGSEMIPYFPLGVFKNNENL; this is encoded by the coding sequence ATGAAGCAGGTATTTTCCAAACCGGTAAGTTTGAAGGATGTTCAGACCCATTTCTGCCCCGGCTGTCACCACGGTTCAATCCACCGTCTGGTGGCTGAGGCGATGGACAGCTTCGGGATTGCCGACAAGACCATCGGCTGCGCCTCGGTGGGCTGCTCGGTGTTCCTGTACGGCTACTTTACTATTGATGTGGTGGAATCTCCCCATGGTCGCGCTCCGGCGGTGGCCACCGGTGTCAAACGGGCCCGGCCCGACCGGATCGTGTTCACCTATCAGGGGGACGGCGACCTGGCTGCCATCGGTACCTCCGAGATCATCCATGCAGCCAACCGTGGTGAGAAGATCACCGTGATCTTTGTCAACAACACCACCTACGGCATGACCGGTGGCCAGATGGCCCCCACCACCATGCCGGGCCAGAAGACCTCGACCTCACCCAATGGCAGGGATGTGGCCAATGACGGCAAGCCGTTCAAGATGGCGGAGCTGCTTTCCAATCTTGATGGCGTGGCCTACTCGGCCAGGGTGGCCCTGAACAACCCCAGGAATGTGCTGCAGGCCAAGAAGATCATCAAAAACGCCTTTCAGTATCAGGTGGAAGGCAAGGGGTTTGCCTTTATTGAGGCGCTGGCAGCCTGTCCCACCAACTGGGGCATGAATCCGCTGGCAGCCAATGAGCGGGTGGGGAGTGAAATGATTCCCTACTTCCCGCTGGGTGTCTTTAAAAATAACGAAAACCTGTAA
- a CDS encoding 3-methyl-2-oxobutanoate dehydrogenase subunit VorB: MSALKRKFVKGNEAVAMAAIEAGVQCYFGYPITPQSDIPEYLSRELPKAGGTFIQVESEIGAINMVLGASACGVRAMTSSSGPGISLKQEGISYMAGSELPGVIVDIMRSGPGLGGIDASQADYHQATKGGGHGGYRIIVLAPNSGQEMYDLTMLAFDLSDQYRMPAMVLADSVLGQMKESIVPHPRPKADLPAKEWAVRGTGGGVQNVVKSLYLGDGEMEKFHWKMHARYQELADKESRWEEFATDDAELIVTAFGCTSRIARTAVEMARAEGLKVGLMRPITLFPFPKKGYAELSARCKRWLTMELSTGQMVDDVRLAVARDAEVEFYGRPPGAGSLPTPEELFTQIKKFC; encoded by the coding sequence ATGAGTGCGTTGAAACGGAAGTTTGTCAAAGGCAATGAAGCGGTTGCCATGGCTGCCATCGAAGCGGGGGTGCAGTGTTATTTCGGCTACCCGATTACCCCCCAGAGCGATATTCCTGAGTACCTTTCCCGTGAACTGCCCAAGGCCGGCGGCACCTTCATTCAGGTGGAGAGCGAGATCGGCGCCATCAACATGGTGCTGGGGGCCTCGGCCTGCGGCGTCCGCGCCATGACCTCCTCCTCCGGCCCCGGCATCTCGCTCAAACAGGAAGGGATCTCCTACATGGCCGGTTCCGAGCTGCCCGGCGTGATTGTTGATATCATGCGCTCCGGTCCGGGACTGGGCGGTATTGATGCCTCCCAGGCAGATTATCATCAGGCCACCAAAGGGGGCGGGCATGGCGGCTACCGGATTATTGTGCTGGCTCCCAACTCCGGCCAGGAGATGTACGACCTGACCATGCTGGCCTTTGACCTGTCCGATCAGTACCGCATGCCGGCCATGGTGCTGGCTGATTCGGTGCTGGGGCAGATGAAGGAATCGATTGTCCCCCATCCCCGGCCGAAGGCCGACCTGCCTGCCAAGGAGTGGGCCGTGCGTGGCACCGGTGGTGGTGTGCAGAACGTGGTCAAATCGCTCTACCTGGGTGATGGCGAGATGGAGAAGTTTCACTGGAAGATGCATGCCCGCTATCAGGAGCTGGCAGACAAGGAGTCACGCTGGGAAGAGTTTGCCACCGACGATGCCGAGCTGATTGTGACCGCCTTTGGCTGCACCTCCCGCATCGCCCGTACTGCCGTTGAAATGGCCCGTGCAGAAGGGCTCAAGGTCGGCCTGATGCGGCCAATTACCCTGTTCCCGTTCCCGAAAAAGGGGTATGCCGAGCTCTCGGCCCGTTGTAAGCGCTGGCTGACCATGGAGCTCTCCACCGGTCAGATGGTGGATGATGTCCGCCTGGCTGTGGCACGGGATGCCGAGGTGGAGTTCTATGGCCGCCCGCCGGGGGCCGGCTCGTTGCCCACCCCGGAAGAACTGTTTACCCAGATCAAGAAATTCTGTTAA
- a CDS encoding 4Fe-4S dicluster domain-containing protein gives MPYIVIEEERCKGCGLCTIACPKKLVQLSSQPNALGYTLAVFSNPENCTGCCLCAEMCPDVAITVFKEDKQ, from the coding sequence ATGCCGTATATCGTGATTGAAGAAGAACGTTGCAAGGGGTGCGGGCTCTGTACCATCGCCTGCCCTAAAAAGCTGGTGCAATTAAGCAGTCAGCCCAATGCCCTGGGATACACCCTGGCAGTATTCAGCAACCCAGAAAACTGTACCGGCTGCTGTCTCTGCGCCGAGATGTGCCCGGATGTTGCCATAACCGTGTTTAAGGAAGATAAACAATGA
- a CDS encoding MucR family transcriptional regulator, protein MSSILVELTANIVSSHAATVEMSSDELLQEIQKVYAALKNLDSDLPAAEEDVAKEATPAIAPKKSIQKDQIICLICGKGGFKTLSRHLKQAHGLKASEYRKQFGIASGTPLAAKNYSEARRQSAINNNLGEKLAKGRATRMANLAAKKAVAEAPKKAAPAKAPKAAAAPRAKKK, encoded by the coding sequence ATGTCATCAATACTGGTTGAGTTAACGGCAAACATTGTATCATCTCACGCTGCAACAGTTGAAATGAGTTCCGATGAACTGTTACAAGAGATTCAAAAGGTCTATGCCGCACTCAAAAATCTCGACTCCGATCTTCCGGCTGCAGAAGAGGACGTTGCAAAAGAGGCTACACCTGCCATCGCCCCTAAAAAATCAATTCAGAAGGATCAGATCATCTGCCTGATCTGCGGCAAGGGCGGTTTCAAGACCCTTTCCCGCCACCTGAAGCAGGCCCACGGCCTGAAGGCCAGTGAGTATCGCAAACAGTTCGGTATCGCCAGTGGCACCCCGTTGGCTGCCAAAAACTACTCAGAAGCCCGGCGCCAGTCGGCGATCAACAATAATCTGGGTGAAAAGCTGGCCAAGGGTCGTGCAACCCGTATGGCCAACCTGGCAGCCAAGAAGGCGGTTGCGGAGGCACCTAAAAAGGCTGCTCCGGCAAAGGCCCCAAAAGCTGCTGCAGCTCCCCGGGCAAAAAAGAAATAA
- the rsmA gene encoding 16S rRNA (adenine(1518)-N(6)/adenine(1519)-N(6))-dimethyltransferase RsmA: protein MNQSFPRPRKALGQNFLSDHNIIRKILTAADLQPTDRVLEVGPGRGALTELLAGQAGQLVAVEFDRDLAALLRERFAGQQQVTIHEQDILKVDFEQLLGSGRYKVVANLPYNISTPVLFRFLEERQRFSRLVVMLQKEVGERLAAQPDCSDYGILTVLFRQWFEVRREFLVPPGCFFPPPKVDSVVISLTPLAVSRVDVGNQALFERLVKAAFGMRRKTLWNCLKSGALAEPEQLAQLLQDCSVDGRRRGETLTIEEFALLSRSLSNQLGI, encoded by the coding sequence ATGAACCAGTCTTTTCCCCGTCCCCGCAAGGCCCTGGGGCAGAACTTTCTGAGTGACCATAACATCATCAGGAAGATCCTGACTGCAGCTGACCTGCAGCCGACGGACCGGGTGCTGGAAGTGGGGCCGGGCAGGGGGGCGCTGACGGAGCTGCTGGCCGGGCAGGCCGGACAGCTGGTGGCTGTGGAGTTTGATCGTGATCTGGCTGCATTGCTGCGTGAGCGGTTTGCCGGACAACAACAGGTCACGATCCATGAGCAGGACATTCTGAAGGTCGACTTTGAACAGCTGCTGGGCAGTGGCCGCTACAAGGTGGTGGCCAACCTGCCGTACAATATCTCAACCCCGGTGCTGTTCAGGTTTCTTGAAGAACGCCAGCGTTTTTCAAGGTTGGTGGTGATGCTGCAGAAAGAGGTGGGCGAACGTCTGGCAGCGCAGCCTGACTGTAGCGATTACGGCATACTGACGGTGCTGTTCCGCCAGTGGTTCGAGGTGAGACGGGAGTTTCTGGTGCCGCCGGGCTGTTTTTTTCCGCCGCCCAAGGTTGATTCCGTGGTGATCAGTCTGACCCCGCTGGCGGTGTCACGGGTAGACGTGGGCAATCAGGCCCTGTTTGAGCGGCTGGTCAAGGCCGCCTTTGGCATGCGGCGCAAGACCCTCTGGAACTGCCTCAAAAGCGGCGCTCTGGCAGAACCGGAACAGCTTGCACAGCTGCTTCAGGACTGTTCCGTTGATGGCCGCCGTCGCGGTGAAACCCTGACTATTGAGGAATTTGCCCTGCTGTCACGCTCCCTGTCAAACCAGCTCGGGATATAA
- the tsaD gene encoding tRNA (adenosine(37)-N6)-threonylcarbamoyltransferase complex transferase subunit TsaD: MVLLAIETSCDETAAAVVRDGRLVLSSVVSSQVAVHAEYGGVVPEIASRKHLEMITPVVRQALDEAGVALAAIEGIAVTRGPGLLGALLVGVSMAKSLALACKIPLVGVHHIEGHLLAGFLEQPVAFPFLALVVSGGHTHLYRVDGIGRYRILGRTIDDAVGEAFDKTATLLGLGYPGGAVIDRLAQQGSPSAVKLPRPLLHDGSLNFSFSGLKTAVLTHLKKQPRLPEGAELHDLCASFQAAVCEVLVKKTEAALKQEGLQRLVVGGGVACNSGLRQTMQQLATRRGIELQIPPPVLCGDNAAMLAVAGDAYLSAGCQDSLALDAVATWPLDQVARWEQLP, translated from the coding sequence ATGGTACTGTTAGCCATTGAAACATCCTGTGATGAGACGGCCGCCGCAGTAGTTCGCGACGGCCGTCTGGTCCTGTCCAGCGTCGTCTCCTCCCAGGTGGCGGTGCATGCCGAGTATGGCGGCGTGGTGCCGGAGATCGCCTCCCGCAAACATCTGGAGATGATCACGCCGGTTGTACGGCAGGCCCTTGATGAGGCCGGTGTTGCGCTGGCCGCGATTGAGGGGATTGCCGTGACCCGCGGTCCCGGGCTGCTGGGAGCATTGCTGGTGGGGGTCTCAATGGCAAAATCCCTGGCCCTGGCCTGCAAGATCCCGCTGGTGGGGGTGCATCATATTGAAGGGCACTTGCTGGCCGGTTTTCTGGAACAGCCGGTTGCGTTTCCGTTTCTGGCGCTGGTGGTGTCCGGTGGCCATACCCACCTCTATCGGGTGGATGGTATCGGCCGTTATCGTATCCTGGGACGCACCATTGATGATGCGGTTGGCGAGGCCTTTGACAAGACCGCAACCCTGCTGGGACTTGGTTATCCGGGAGGAGCCGTGATTGACCGCCTGGCGCAACAGGGCAGTCCGTCAGCGGTGAAACTGCCCCGTCCTCTGCTGCATGACGGCTCACTTAATTTCAGTTTCAGCGGGCTTAAGACCGCCGTACTGACCCATCTGAAGAAACAGCCCCGTCTTCCGGAAGGTGCTGAACTGCATGATCTCTGCGCCTCGTTTCAGGCGGCGGTCTGCGAGGTGCTGGTAAAGAAGACCGAGGCTGCCCTGAAGCAGGAAGGGCTGCAGCGGCTGGTGGTGGGCGGTGGTGTGGCCTGTAACAGCGGACTGCGTCAAACTATGCAGCAGCTGGCAACCCGGCGCGGGATTGAACTGCAGATACCGCCCCCTGTCTTGTGCGGTGACAACGCTGCCATGCTGGCTGTGGCCGGTGATGCCTACCTCTCGGCCGGGTGTCAGGATTCCCTTGCCCTGGATGCGGTGGCCACCTGGCCCCTTGATCAGGTGGCCCGTTGGGAGCAACTGCCATGA
- a CDS encoding PhoH family protein produces MKFFILDTNVLLHDPQALFKFEDNTIIIPITVIEEIDRFKKDMNETGRNARSISRVLDMLREKGSLSSGVSLPGGGLLRVELCEEQALNRMPKDLRDDKGDNRILAVAQVTHERFPDEAVVFVTKDTNLRIKADAIGLVAEDYESDKVDIQELYAGARTIEMGPDSIDRFYGQGWLEAPEGLLPNEYATLIDTSNPSHTALCRFDLATGKVVPVRKVPKEGVWSIHARNREQQFALDALVDDNIKLVSLVGKAGTGKTLMAIAAGLQKVAEENVYNRLLVSRPVFPMGKDLGFLPGDIEEKLTPWMQPIFDNVELLISGHESEKRHSNKGYKELMAMGLLDIEPLTYIRGRSIPNQYLIVDEAQNLTPHEIKTIVTRAGEGTKIVLTGDPYQIDNPYVDSSSNGLSYLVERFKNERISAHVTLTRGERSELAELAANLL; encoded by the coding sequence ATGAAATTCTTTATTCTCGACACCAACGTACTCCTCCATGATCCACAGGCACTGTTCAAGTTCGAAGATAACACCATCATCATACCGATTACGGTGATTGAAGAGATAGACCGTTTCAAGAAAGACATGAATGAAACCGGGCGCAATGCCCGTTCCATCTCGCGGGTTCTGGATATGCTGCGGGAAAAGGGATCACTGTCCAGCGGTGTCAGCCTGCCGGGCGGCGGTCTGCTGCGGGTGGAGCTGTGTGAAGAACAGGCTCTGAACCGGATGCCCAAGGATCTGCGGGATGATAAGGGGGATAACCGGATTCTGGCGGTGGCCCAGGTCACCCATGAACGTTTTCCCGATGAGGCGGTCGTTTTTGTAACCAAGGATACCAACCTGCGGATCAAGGCCGATGCCATCGGTCTGGTGGCAGAGGATTATGAATCTGACAAGGTTGACATCCAGGAGCTGTATGCCGGTGCCCGCACCATCGAGATGGGGCCTGATTCCATTGACCGTTTCTACGGTCAGGGCTGGCTTGAGGCTCCGGAGGGGCTGCTGCCCAATGAGTATGCCACCCTGATCGACACCAGCAACCCCTCCCATACGGCGCTCTGCCGTTTTGATCTGGCCACCGGCAAGGTGGTGCCGGTCCGCAAGGTGCCCAAGGAGGGTGTCTGGAGTATCCATGCCCGCAACCGTGAACAGCAGTTTGCCCTGGATGCCCTGGTGGATGACAATATCAAACTGGTCAGCCTGGTGGGCAAGGCCGGTACCGGCAAGACCCTGATGGCCATTGCAGCTGGCCTGCAGAAGGTGGCTGAGGAGAATGTCTACAACCGCCTGCTGGTCTCCCGTCCGGTCTTCCCGATGGGCAAGGACCTGGGTTTTCTGCCCGGTGATATTGAAGAGAAGCTGACCCCCTGGATGCAGCCGATCTTTGACAACGTTGAGCTGCTGATCTCCGGCCATGAGTCTGAAAAGCGTCATAGCAACAAAGGCTACAAGGAGCTGATGGCCATGGGGCTGCTGGATATCGAACCGCTGACCTATATCCGTGGCCGTTCGATTCCGAACCAGTACCTGATCGTGGACGAGGCCCAGAACCTGACCCCCCATGAGATCAAGACCATTGTGACCCGGGCCGGAGAGGGGACCAAGATCGTCCTGACCGGTGACCCGTACCAGATTGACAACCCCTATGTGGATTCCTCCAGTAACGGCCTGTCCTACCTGGTGGAGCGCTTCAAGAACGAGCGGATCTCGGCCCATGTGACCCTGACCAGAGGTGAGCGGTCAGAACTGGCTGAATTGGCTGCCAACCTGCTGTAG
- a CDS encoding aminotransferase class V-fold PLP-dependent enzyme — protein MSIYLDNAATSFPKPEQVYQAALQAMQQVGASPGRGGYGRSLDASRLVLDTREAAARLFNCADSSRIVFTGNATMALNLATVGTLLPGDHVITSAMEHNSLLRPLFQLEKQGVELTVLPADAQGLVEPEQIRQALRTQTRMIALSHVSNVTGGIQDIQQAAGIAREAGALLLLDAAQSAGALPIDMQAMGIDLLAVPGHKGLLGPQGTGLLAVAPGVPLRPIIAGGTGSSSDQDHQPDSFPEGFEAGTHNLPGIAGLGAGLAFLLETGVSTVGQHEQLLAEHLRQRLGGLAGCRLFGPLQPERRSGLLSLTVEGWDPSLLAFYLDREYGIAVRAGLHCAPRAHRAIGSYPTGTLRISPGWFNTLADIDSCCDALISITQKGDS, from the coding sequence ATGTCTATCTACCTTGATAATGCAGCCACCAGTTTTCCCAAGCCTGAACAGGTCTATCAGGCAGCCCTGCAGGCGATGCAACAGGTCGGGGCATCACCCGGCAGGGGCGGCTACGGCCGTTCATTGGATGCCTCCCGTCTGGTGCTGGATACCCGCGAGGCTGCTGCACGGCTTTTCAACTGTGCTGATTCCTCCCGCATCGTATTTACCGGCAACGCCACCATGGCCCTGAATCTGGCAACCGTGGGGACCCTGCTGCCGGGTGACCATGTGATTACCAGTGCCATGGAGCATAACTCCCTGCTGCGGCCGCTGTTTCAACTTGAAAAACAGGGGGTTGAACTGACGGTTCTGCCGGCTGATGCGCAGGGACTGGTGGAACCTGAACAGATCAGGCAGGCGCTGCGTACGCAGACCAGGATGATTGCACTGTCCCATGTCTCCAATGTCACCGGCGGGATTCAGGATATTCAGCAGGCCGCCGGTATTGCCCGCGAAGCCGGCGCTTTGCTGCTGCTTGATGCAGCCCAGTCTGCCGGCGCCCTGCCGATCGATATGCAGGCCATGGGGATTGACCTGTTGGCGGTGCCGGGCCATAAAGGACTGCTTGGACCGCAGGGGACCGGTTTGCTGGCCGTTGCCCCGGGTGTACCGCTGCGGCCGATCATCGCCGGGGGGACCGGCAGCAGTTCTGACCAGGACCACCAGCCGGACAGCTTCCCGGAGGGGTTTGAGGCCGGTACCCATAATCTGCCCGGTATTGCCGGCTTGGGAGCCGGTCTGGCATTTCTGCTTGAAACCGGTGTTAGCACGGTCGGACAGCATGAACAGCTGCTGGCGGAACATCTGCGGCAACGGCTTGGCGGTCTGGCCGGCTGCAGGCTGTTCGGGCCGCTGCAGCCGGAGCGGCGCTCCGGTCTGCTGTCACTGACGGTTGAGGGATGGGACCCCTCACTTCTGGCCTTTTACCTTGATCGCGAGTATGGTATTGCGGTTCGGGCCGGTCTGCATTGCGCCCCCCGTGCCCACCGCGCGATCGGCAGCTACCCGACCGGAACCCTGCGCATAAGTCCGGGCTGGTTTAACACCCTTGCTGATATTGATAGCTGCTGTGATGCTCTTATCTCGATTACCCAGAAAGGCGATTCATGA
- a CDS encoding right-handed parallel beta-helix repeat-containing protein: MTQTGCQQLFHAQDAPLKGQTVTVSMTVPQPPPPAAKPLQQGAEAPAQQKTAQQKPLDSRLLPSEAAVNNDPLSVKPQPDAPKPDLSKPVRSAVEKADTVLVNKTVAEDLVLRGTVLIRGALVIAPQATLRIDPGTQIRFAPGPGSAELAHLVVQGRIVANGTVQQPVVFAPALSDSLAGDWGGVVLLNSEKKNSFDHCRIEGAQTGIAAHSSRFSGRGVMVSKSRTGIALYDSEASLQGCTISRCDRGCRLADSELDLRDSTVRENRQGIVAQHSSFTLSSVKVLSNSQEGVSADQCRFRLTSSLFAENRSGVRLTGGDGQLFLCRLSQNRESGAELVGVKIRINNSSFIQNSGVGLLLENARGSVAGSVFDDNRGGNLHNRGSEPFAALLNWWGSADETQVAAGILDPERKQDAALVLFVPFLKERPVTAP, from the coding sequence ATGACTCAGACCGGCTGCCAGCAGCTGTTTCATGCCCAGGACGCCCCGCTCAAAGGGCAGACGGTAACCGTCTCCATGACGGTCCCGCAGCCGCCGCCCCCTGCAGCGAAACCGTTACAGCAGGGGGCTGAAGCGCCGGCGCAGCAGAAAACAGCACAACAGAAGCCGCTTGACAGCCGCCTGCTGCCAAGCGAGGCTGCTGTTAACAACGATCCGCTGTCAGTCAAACCACAGCCCGATGCCCCCAAGCCTGATCTGTCAAAGCCGGTTCGCAGTGCGGTGGAAAAGGCTGATACCGTGCTGGTCAACAAGACCGTTGCAGAAGATCTGGTGCTGCGTGGTACCGTTTTGATCAGGGGGGCGCTGGTAATTGCACCCCAGGCAACCTTGCGGATTGACCCCGGTACCCAGATCAGGTTTGCTCCCGGTCCCGGTTCTGCAGAGCTTGCGCACCTGGTGGTACAGGGGCGGATTGTGGCCAACGGTACGGTGCAGCAGCCGGTTGTCTTCGCACCTGCCCTGAGTGATTCGCTGGCCGGTGACTGGGGCGGGGTGGTGCTGTTAAACAGCGAGAAGAAGAACAGCTTTGACCATTGCCGTATTGAAGGTGCCCAGACCGGTATTGCGGCCCATTCTTCCCGCTTCTCGGGGCGCGGGGTCATGGTTTCCAAGTCCCGGACAGGCATTGCCCTGTATGATTCCGAAGCCAGTTTGCAGGGCTGTACCATCAGCCGCTGCGACAGGGGCTGCAGGCTCGCCGACAGTGAACTTGATCTGCGTGACAGTACCGTGCGGGAGAATCGCCAGGGGATTGTCGCACAGCATTCGTCATTTACCCTGTCCAGCGTCAAGGTGCTGAGTAACTCCCAGGAAGGGGTCAGTGCGGATCAGTGCCGCTTTCGTCTGACCAGCAGTCTGTTTGCCGAGAACCGGAGCGGAGTGAGGTTGACCGGGGGGGACGGCCAGCTCTTTCTCTGCCGTCTCTCCCAGAACCGTGAAAGCGGAGCTGAACTGGTGGGGGTGAAAATACGGATCAACAACTCATCCTTCATACAGAACAGCGGGGTTGGCCTCCTGCTTGAAAACGCCCGCGGCAGTGTTGCCGGGTCTGTGTTTGACGATAACAGGGGCGGCAATCTGCACAACCGTGGCAGCGAGCCGTTTGCGGCCCTGCTTAATTGGTGGGGCAGTGCCGATGAAACGCAGGTTGCAGCCGGTATCCTTGACCCGGAGCGGAAGCAGGATGCTGCCTTGGTCCTGTTTGTTCCCTTTCTGAAAGAACGCCCGGTAACGGCCCCTTAG